One window of the Salvia splendens isolate huo1 chromosome 1, SspV2, whole genome shotgun sequence genome contains the following:
- the LOC121748357 gene encoding interactor of constitutive active ROPs 3-like — MENAMRISSKLGRDNAEREAKLELEVLKTSLQTTAEENEKLRREMLKTETERSKALELAESARAAEHEALLRVDKSCKKVARVTEQLDAAQASNAELEAELRRLKVQCHQWRKAAEAAAAMLSTNKYGERRGSWDYHTITSRLSSPQSDDEDDDSPKKKNPNMLKKIGLLLKKGHK; from the coding sequence atggaaaatgcaatGCGAATCTCCTCAAAATTGGGAAGAGACAATGCTGAGAGAGAGGCCAAGCTCGAACTGGAAGTGCTGAAGACCAGTTTACAGACCACAGCAGAGGAAAACGAGAAGCTGAGGCGCGAAATGTTGAAGACCGAGACAGAGCGAAGCAAAGCACTGGAACTAGCCGAGTCTGCGAGAGCTGCAGAGCATGAAGCGTTGCTGAGGGTGGATAAGAGCTGCAAGAAAGTGGCACGTGTCACTGAGCAGCTTGATGCAGCTCAGGCGTCCAACGCggagctggaggccgagctgCGGAGGTTGAAGGTGCAGTGCCATCAGTGGAGGAAAGCAGCTGAAGCTGCTGCTGCAATGCTGTCTACGAATAAGTATGGGGAGAGACGAGGGTCCTGGGACTACCATACCATCACTAGTAGGCTGAGCTCTCCGCAatctgatgatgaagatgatgattcGCCCAAGAAGAAGAATCCGAATATGCTCAAGAAGATAGGGTTGCTGCTCAAGAAAGGGCACAAGTAG